Genomic DNA from Alkalihalobacterium alkalinitrilicum:
GCTTCGGTAAAGAGTATGCGAAGTTTTACGATTTGAGCAAGCTCGGTGCGATTGCCGTCAAAGCAACGACTTCAGAACCACGTTACGGAAATCCAACCCCACGTGTAGCAGAAACCGCAGCAGGAATGTTAAATGCTATCGGTCTACAAAATCCTGGATTAGAAAAAGTCGTTACGGAAGAGCTGCCATGGCTAGAAAAGTACGATGTCCCGATTATTGCGAATGTAGCTGGATCAGAGATGGAAGACTACATTGAAGTAGCTGAAAAGGTTTCGAAAGCACCGAATGTAACAGCATTAGAACTGAACATCTCATGCCCAAATGTTAAAAAAGGTGGAATTGCATTTGGAACGATCCCAGAAGTGGCTGCCGAATTAACGAAAGAAGTAAAAAATGTATCTTCCGTTCCTGTATATGTAAAGTTATCGCCGAATGTCGCTGATATTGTTGGTATGGCAAAAGCGGTTGAAGAAGCTGGTGCTGACGGCCTTTCTATGATCAATACATTGCTTGGGATGCGAATTGATTTAAAATCAAGAAAGCCGATTTTAGCTAACGGAGCAGGTGGTCTTTCTGGACCTGCAGTAAAGCCAGTAGCAATCCGCATGATCCATCAAGTGAGTCAAGCAGTGTCTATTCCCATTATTGGAATGGGGGGAATTCAATCAGCTGAAGATGTCATCGAGTTTTTCTTAGCGGGTGCGGATGCTGTTGCAGTTGGTACGGCCAATTTCGTCGATCCATTTATATGTCCTGAGATCATCGACGCTCTTCCAGCATTATTAGATCAATTTGGAGTTGATCATATTTCAGAATTGACGGGAGGGAGCTGGAAATAATGAAGAGACCGGTTATGATTGCTTTAGATTTTTCCAGTACCGATGCTGTAGAAGAGTTTTTATCGAAAATGCCGAATGAATCTCTTTTCTTAAAAGTAGGGATGGAATTATTTTATAGTTCAGGTGTTTCACTGATTCATCAGTTGAAAGAAAGAGGACATCAAATTTTCTTAGATTTAAAGTTGCATGATATTCCGAATACGGTAGAAAAAGGTATGAAGGCACTTGCTAGGTTGAATGTTGATATTGTTAATGTTCATGCAGCTGGTGGTTCAGAAATGATGAAACGCGCGTTGGAGGGTCTACATGCGGGAACTCCAACTGGAATTGAACGGCCGAAGCTCATAGCAGTTACTCAATTAACGAGCACGAGCGAGCAAGTAATGCAGCAAGAACTGAAAATTCATGGAACGATGAAAGAAACGGTTCAAGCATACGCAAAGTTAGCGAAGGAGAGCGGCTTAGATGGAGTAGTGTCTTCCCCATTAGAGGTACCGTTAATTCATGAAGCTTGCGGAGAAAGCTTTTTAACCGTAACACCAGGTATTCGTCTTGCAGGCGATGCAGTTGGAGACCAAAAACGAGTGACAACGCCAATTGATGCTAGAAAGTTAGGAAGCTGGGGTATTGTTGTCGGTAGAAGTATTACAGCAAGTGCTGATCCAACGAAGTCTTATGAAAAAGTCGTAGCAGAATGGGAGGAACAATCATGAAACAACAAATTGCATCACACTTACTAGACATTAATGCTGTATATTTACGTCCAAATGATCCATTTACGTGGAGCTCTGGAATGAAGTCTCCCATTTATTGTGATAACCGTTTAACACTTTCTTATCCAAATATTCGTAAAGATATTGCCAACGGTTTAAGACAGCTTATAGAAGAAAACTATGCTGAAGTTGATGTGATTGCAGGGACTGCAACAGCGGGAATTCCGCATGCCGCTTGGGTTAGTGATTTGATGGAAAAACCGATGGCTTACATTCGTAGTAAAGCGAAAGGGCATGGGAAAGGAAATCAAATCGAAGGTAAAATTGAAGCAGGCGATAAAGTCGTTATTGTCGAAGATCTCATTTCTACTGGAGGCAGTGTCATTACTGCTGCTGAAGCGGTTCGTGAAGCAGGTGGAATTGTTATTGGTGTCGTTGCGATTTTTACATACGGACTGGAAAAAGGTATTACCCAACTCGAAAAAGCGAGATTGCCATTTCAAGTACTTACCGATTACGAAACTTTATTACAAGTGTCACTGGAGCGAAATGATATTAATGAAGAAGAACTAAAAAAACTTAAAAAATGGCGTGAAAATCCATCTTCAACCGATTGGATGAACGCATAATGAATGAAGAGGCCAACTAATTCTCGAGTTGGCCTCTTCAAATTGTCAAAAGTGAATCAGGTGTTATCAAATATAGAATGAATAATAGTGAGAATGAAATGTAACGAAATAACCTCCCTTTTACCCCGCATAATGCTAGCGCTAAAGGAGTTTTCATCTAATGAAACAAATATTCTATTTCCAAACATGAAAAAAATGGATGTTTGCAGCCTTATTTTTCAAGAATTTCCTATTTTTTTATTCAGAGTAGTTCCTCACGTAGTATAATAAAAACGAAAGTTCAAGTGATTATATGACATCGAGGGATAAAAGACTTGAGCCAGCTAGTGTGTGCAATATTAATAAAAAGAGGGAGGGGGAACACAGATGCGAAAGATGAATGGAGAGGAATTTGATCCATTAGTTCCTTTTTTTGATGCGATGGCCTGTACAAATTGGTTAAGTGACGTCCACTTTCAATTAAAACAAGCAACAGGAAGTTGGGTTGGAAAAAAAGTGTTAGATGTTGGGTGTGGAACAGGGCGTTTACTCTTAAGAGGGGTTGACGAAGCTAGTCAAGTCGTTGGTGTCGACTTGTCTGAAGGAATGATTCAAGCAGCCATTGAACTTTACAATGAGAAGAGTAAAAATAATAAAGCGTCTTTTCAAGTTGGAGATGCGTATCATTTACCTTTTACAGAAAATGAGTTTGACTTAGTTCTTTCAACTTGTGTTTTATTCCTATTACCAGAGCCTGACAAAGGAATGAAAGAAATGATCCGTGTTGTAAAAGACGGCGGGATGATTGTGACGCTAAATCCTTCTGAGCATATGAACCAACTTGCGGCAGCAGACTATTGTAAACAAAACAATATTACACAATTTGAGGAAACAACATTATTAAAGTGGTCTAATATTTCGACATTACGACATCGTTATAATTCAGAAGAGCTTTCAACTTTCTTAAGAGATTGTGGTGCAAAAGAAATCAACCATTTACCAGTGGTTGGTGACTTGGCTTTGATTACGATATGTAAATTCTAATTAAAAAGCTAGGGATTTCAAATCCCTAGCTTTTAGAGTTTTATCACTATCATCATAGGAAGAAATGTAAAGTTTTTTAGTTTAGTATAAAGGGTTTTTACAGAGTTTGTCGAATATACAACTTTAGTTAATAGGTATATATAACTATGAAAACAATGAGATGAAAGACAGCTATGAAGGGAGAATACAAAAAGTTGAACGAAAAAGTTAAAATTTATACAGAAAAATTAAAGACGGATCGTAGTGCTGCAAATCAGTATTATCGTGAGCATTTATTTGAAGAGGTGTCGCAGTCTTTTATAAAAAAAGTTCATGATAAACAAGAAAAGAACGAGTTTAAACAATACGATTATCTAATTATGTCTGTCGGGTTTAGTATCGGGCCGTTAGTTATGTGGATACGAGCACTACGTCCGAAAGAAGTCTTCTTTATCTGTTCAGAAGAAACAGAAGACCTTGTAAATGAGATTTGCATGTTATCAAATTTAAAATTTACTCAATGTGATCATACGATTGTTCGCCGTACCAATGGGAAGGACGTTTATGAAAAGATTAATGAATATATTGATAAACATCGTATAAAACAACAAGGGCTATTGAACTTAGTAGCGATTGATATTACGGGTGGGAAGAAAAATATGGTATCGGGATGTAGTCTTGCTGCCAACCATTTAGGAATTGACTTATTATATATCGATAATAATGGCTATTTACCAGGAGTGAGGAAACAACTTCCTGGAAATGAAGAGCCAATTCTTCTAGAAGACCCGCTCGAAGTCTTTGGGGACCGCGACTTATTTAAAGGTATTACGAAATTTAATAGTGAAGATTTTGAACAGGCAACAGAAATTTTTAGAGGCATTAAAGAAAGGGTAGTACAAACGAGGAACTATGAAACTTATGAACAACTGTCAATCGGATATAGCCATTTAGAAGGGATGCGTTTTCATAAAGCTCATTATCACATTTCTCAAGCGATTGAATGGGCAGAAAAACTAGAAATGACAAATATTCCACTTCCTTTATTAAAACAACAGTTAATTGCCATTGAGCCACTTATAAAACTTCACGAAATACCTGAGCGTCAAGTCCTTTCAGACAACAGGTTATTTTGGCACTTATTTGGATATTTATTTAAAATGGCTGACCACTATATGAATGGAAAAAAATACGATATAAGCGCATTGTTAACGTATCGATGTTTAGAATTTATTGTTCAATCTTTATTGTTAAAACAATTTGATATTCATCATTCAAATCCACGCTATACACATCTTGATACAAAAAAAATCTTAGAAAAATTTAATGAAATTTCTAATGACGTATATCACGACTATCGCCCTTTACATCGACTGCCTAACAAAGTTACGTTAATGACAGGGTTAATTATGCTTCGAGCGTTGGATGAGCCAATGATTCGAAATGTTAATATTCGATCAATGAATGAATACATAACAGCAAGAAATAAAAGTCGTCTAGTTCATGGATTTGATTTGCTTGATAAGTCTCAAGTAGAGCCGTTTATTGGCAGAGTTCGAGGACTTGCGAGTTATATATGGAACCACGAAAAACATGAACTTAGTTTTACAGAAGGGTTTGATCGTTTTGCAAGTCGATATGCTTTTGTAAATATTGAGTTAAATCGAAACCCTCAGCAGGTGCCTCACCATTGAAAACTAGTACTTTATATACATAACCAATCCTTTTTGGAGGAAATTTACTAGTTTTGTCGAAATTAGGTATTATTAGTATCTAAGAAAAAACAACTATGAGATCATACTCAATGAAAATGGGTATCTTAGTTGATTGATATTGTACTTTTTCTAGGTATTTTACATTAGCTAAGTAATTGAGACAGGAGAGAACCATGATACAAATCAATACAAGAGTATTAATGATATGGCTGATATGTTTTATAACCTTAGTTCCAACCATTTCGTATGGAGAGGAGACTGTCGTAAAGAAAAGGGTAGTTACTCTAATCTATGATGACTCAGGTAGTATGTGGTTTACGTATGACGATCAAGGAGAACAACTACCGAGTGATAACTGGAAGTTTGCTAACTACTCGTTACAAAGTTTAATCGGACTACTAGGCGAAAATGATCAGCTTAATGTTGTCAGAATGACAGACGAACATCAACTTGATACGATTGAAGGTACTTATTCTCAAAGACAACGTGAAATCGAACGAATCTCTAATTGGGATAAACGCGGTTGGACACCGTTTGATACCGTAATAACAGCTACTGAACAATTAAAAACAGCTGTTCAACAAGAAGAAGATGCGGAATTTTGGTTTATTATTGTTATGGATGGCGTTTTCAATGATTTAGACTATTTACAAGTGACGGATGAAAAAGAATTAGCACGAAATTATGAGCTTGCTATTCAAACATTACAAGACTACTCTTTATTTATGCAGGAAAACAATGTAAAAGCTAATAGCATTTTAGTAACAATTGAGTCGTTTTTAACTCCTGAAGAAGTAGAACAAATGATGATTTTTAAAGATATTTGGGAAGAGACTACGGGTGGATTGCAGTTAACAGCAGCTAATGAAGAGGAGATTATTGAGCGAATTAATGAAGTTGCTGCATTAATCACGAATCGTGACCCGAATGCGGAAAAGAGTAATGTTGATTTGAGTCCAAGTTTTGAGGGAAGTAAAGTTTTTCTCGATTCTCCTTATCCACTAAAACGATTAACATTGCTTCAACAGTCCCCAGGACAACGGTCAAATGTTTCATTATCCGATGTAACGATAAATGATGGAACAACACCTTTACATATTAATGGTCCTTTTCAAATAGAATCTCCCTATGATGAATTTGAGCTAAGAGACGATTTGTTCGGTACCATTACTCACATTGGGCATGCTCAAAAAGATGGGGTTAATGAAGAAGGTCAATATATTATTGAGTTTGACCGTGAAATTCAACTCAATGAACAACAATATTTTCATTTTATTGCAGAACCTGCGATTGATTTCCAAGTGAGTTTGTTGAAACAAGAAGAGGATGGCACGTTACATACTGATCAAGAAACGTTTTTCTATGGAGCAGATATGAAAATGGAAGTGGAGCTCATCCGCAGTGGTAATTCAGATAAAATTTCATTTACAAATCGAAATGTCAGTGAGGAAGTGGAAGTTACAACTCGGATTGGTGAAGACGTGATCCAATTAATTTGGAATGAGGAAAGGCAAAGCTTTTTAGGTGATTTCACAATGCCTGATGAATATACTGAAGCCCTAGTTACAACGCTCGTTCATGGGTTTTATCAAGAAACAAAACGTGTATCTCTTCAAGGCGTCGGTGGTAGAGAGATAGAACTCATTTTATTATCAGAAAACTGGTCAAGTCAACTTGATGTATTAGGGGACGCAACACCGATTCAAATTGAACCACATATTAACGGTCGTCCAATGACAACTGAAGAGTTATCAGAAGTGTTTTCAACAATAGAAGTGACTAGTGAACAGCGAATACAATTTCGATATGAACAAAATGATCAGTGGATTGAGATTTATCCAACAATAAACTGGTTACCGATGCTGACCGATGTCGGAACACTAGATGTTAACGTTCAAATAGCTGGGAAGTATTCAGGGGAACAAGCAAGTTTATCTTTTTCCATCATGATTGAAGATATTTCGTGGTGGAATAAATATGGAATTTATTTAACGTACTTATTGGCCATTATTGCATCTATTATTTGGCTCATTGGAATTATAAAAAAGCCGCGTTTTGCAAAAAATGCATCTTACGTTTCGTTAACTACGAAACAAATGTTAAATGGTCGAACATTAGGAGAATATACGAGTACTGAACAATTTCAGACGAATTTCTTTGGGCGCTGGTTTGTTCCATATATACCAGAAAAAGCAGTGATCCAAGGGCTAACGTTTAAAGCACACCCAAATAAAGATCGAATTTTACTGGTAAAATCATCACAATCACCAGAAATGATTGTTCAAGATCGCAGATTAGAAGACGATAGTGGTAGAGATGATATTTTAATTTTTAGCAACGATACAATTGTAATCGAATACCATCATCAACAAGAAATCTACCAATTTATCAAAGATTAAATTGAAATAGTGGAAGGGGATAAATATGAGTCATAATGTACCTACTATATTAGTTGGATTAGGTGGACTAGGAAGTTCTATTGCCAATACGGTTTACGGTCGAATTCCTGTTGAAAGTAGAGGGAATGTCGCAATCCATGCTTTTGACACGGATGTTAACACGATAAAAAAAATGGAACACATCGCAAATAATATTACGCAAACAAGTACAAGAAAGTCGGTCGGTGAATATTTACATCAAAATCCCTCGTTATTAACGTGGTTCCCTGATAATCCTCATTTACGTAAAAAGACGATGACCGAAGGAGCGGGGCAAATTCGATCAGTTTCTCGTTTAGCTTTTCGTGCGGCAATGGGAGAAGGAAAAATGAATTCTCTCTGGGAAGGAATAGACAGTATTTTTCCAGTGAACAGTGACGCGATGACATACGGAGTCCGTGTAATTATCATTAGTTCAATGGTAGGTGGAACAGGGTCGGGTATATTCCTACAAGTAGCGATGTACTTGCGTGAAATGCTTGAGCGGAAATTTGGTCACTCCAGTGTTTTAGTACGTGGAGCTTTTCTATTGCCAGATGTATTAGTTCGGACTAATACGTTAGATGAACGTGAATGGGAATCGGTACGTGCTAATGGCTATGCGAGTTTAAAAGAGTTAAATGCGATTACGATGAGTGCTGCTAATCAGTTAGCAAGTGAAACAGATGTAACCATAGATTTAGAATATCGTCCGAACCAAGTTGACCTTGAAGGTCGAACTACTCATGCAATTACAGAAAGACAATTACCGTTTGACTTTGCCTTTTTATATGATTATGAGAACTTACGTGGACAACACTTAAATTCTGTTTCACATTACATTGATCAAATGGCGAGAACTATTTATTTGCAATTGTTTAGCCCTATTTCTGCTAAACATTTTTCGCAAGAAGATAATCAAATCTTAGAAATCATCCGTTCAGAAGGACAAGGAAGATATTGTGGAGCAGGGGCGGCAACATTAACTTATCCGTATGAAGATGTTGTGGAATACTGTGCATTGCGTTGGGCAGCTTCGGGTCTTGATGATTCTTGGTTAATGTTAGATCGTATGTTTGAAGACGAACGTCACCGTTATGAATTAGACCTTCGTAGGGGGATTAATCGAGAACGTCCAGAGCGTGGGAAACGTTATATGTGGAATTTAGAACAACTCGTAAACGATGATAAACCTCAACAGTTCTTCAAGCAAGTGTATCAACAAGTTCGAGAAGAATTAGATCAAGGAAAGCTTGGTGAAGCAAAAGCTACACGTTTTGTTAATGCAGTAGAGGCTAGAGTTGACCAAGTTTTAGCAGGTGATCCCGAATTACGTGTATTTGAATCCAATTGTCGCGTAAATGAAGGAAATTTAAAATTAAAACAACAAACAAAGCGAGAAATTGGAAAGATTGAATCAGCCTTGAGTTTTTATAATGAACAAATTAACAAAAAAGTCTATGAGTATCGTACATTTATTACTCACCAAATTGTTGATCAAGATTGTGATGCTCCAAGTGGTGCGGAAGGTCAAGACTATCGTTTGAA
This window encodes:
- a CDS encoding class I SAM-dependent methyltransferase — protein: MRKMNGEEFDPLVPFFDAMACTNWLSDVHFQLKQATGSWVGKKVLDVGCGTGRLLLRGVDEASQVVGVDLSEGMIQAAIELYNEKSKNNKASFQVGDAYHLPFTENEFDLVLSTCVLFLLPEPDKGMKEMIRVVKDGGMIVTLNPSEHMNQLAAADYCKQNNITQFEETTLLKWSNISTLRHRYNSEELSTFLRDCGAKEINHLPVVGDLALITICKF
- the pyrF gene encoding orotidine-5'-phosphate decarboxylase; its protein translation is MKRPVMIALDFSSTDAVEEFLSKMPNESLFLKVGMELFYSSGVSLIHQLKERGHQIFLDLKLHDIPNTVEKGMKALARLNVDIVNVHAAGGSEMMKRALEGLHAGTPTGIERPKLIAVTQLTSTSEQVMQQELKIHGTMKETVQAYAKLAKESGLDGVVSSPLEVPLIHEACGESFLTVTPGIRLAGDAVGDQKRVTTPIDARKLGSWGIVVGRSITASADPTKSYEKVVAEWEEQS
- a CDS encoding TIGR02710 family CRISPR-associated CARF protein is translated as MNEKVKIYTEKLKTDRSAANQYYREHLFEEVSQSFIKKVHDKQEKNEFKQYDYLIMSVGFSIGPLVMWIRALRPKEVFFICSEETEDLVNEICMLSNLKFTQCDHTIVRRTNGKDVYEKINEYIDKHRIKQQGLLNLVAIDITGGKKNMVSGCSLAANHLGIDLLYIDNNGYLPGVRKQLPGNEEPILLEDPLEVFGDRDLFKGITKFNSEDFEQATEIFRGIKERVVQTRNYETYEQLSIGYSHLEGMRFHKAHYHISQAIEWAEKLEMTNIPLPLLKQQLIAIEPLIKLHEIPERQVLSDNRLFWHLFGYLFKMADHYMNGKKYDISALLTYRCLEFIVQSLLLKQFDIHHSNPRYTHLDTKKILEKFNEISNDVYHDYRPLHRLPNKVTLMTGLIMLRALDEPMIRNVNIRSMNEYITARNKSRLVHGFDLLDKSQVEPFIGRVRGLASYIWNHEKHELSFTEGFDRFASRYAFVNIELNRNPQQVPHH
- a CDS encoding dihydroorotate dehydrogenase; protein product: MSRLTIELPGLSMKNPIIPASGCFGFGKEYAKFYDLSKLGAIAVKATTSEPRYGNPTPRVAETAAGMLNAIGLQNPGLEKVVTEELPWLEKYDVPIIANVAGSEMEDYIEVAEKVSKAPNVTALELNISCPNVKKGGIAFGTIPEVAAELTKEVKNVSSVPVYVKLSPNVADIVGMAKAVEEAGADGLSMINTLLGMRIDLKSRKPILANGAGGLSGPAVKPVAIRMIHQVSQAVSIPIIGMGGIQSAEDVIEFFLAGADAVAVGTANFVDPFICPEIIDALPALLDQFGVDHISELTGGSWK
- the pyrE gene encoding orotate phosphoribosyltransferase, encoding MKQQIASHLLDINAVYLRPNDPFTWSSGMKSPIYCDNRLTLSYPNIRKDIANGLRQLIEENYAEVDVIAGTATAGIPHAAWVSDLMEKPMAYIRSKAKGHGKGNQIEGKIEAGDKVVIVEDLISTGGSVITAAEAVREAGGIVIGVVAIFTYGLEKGITQLEKARLPFQVLTDYETLLQVSLERNDINEEELKKLKKWRENPSSTDWMNA